In Blastopirellula sp. J2-11, a single genomic region encodes these proteins:
- a CDS encoding serine protease, translating to MYRLPLLLLTTCFCSALFGSNLLAKPGDKTLVASSVYRFGGKGSNATGWVVKRADPQEATKSEYWLVTATHVLTAMHGEKATLTLRKFDKEKDLWERAPLELKIRDGEKKLWSEADDLDVAVMRLPSDIDPAVDAIPFDWLSPASDWEKLPIEAGQLVRCVGFPHASQFNPSKAGYPMVRLGCIASVTREKEPMFLVDFNTFEGDSGGLVYLETADGAIKVIGLTRAQHFLDERYKLVYGEGMVRQRLGLSIVVPAEDIRKLIETPAAKEAPTQQEAQVEETTKAAALKK from the coding sequence GTGTATCGTTTGCCGCTGTTGTTGTTAACGACCTGTTTTTGCTCCGCTTTGTTCGGATCGAATCTGCTTGCCAAGCCGGGAGACAAGACGTTGGTCGCCTCCTCGGTTTATCGCTTCGGCGGCAAAGGTTCGAATGCCACCGGCTGGGTGGTGAAACGAGCCGATCCGCAGGAGGCGACGAAATCCGAATATTGGCTCGTCACGGCGACGCATGTTTTGACGGCGATGCATGGCGAGAAAGCGACGTTGACGCTGCGAAAGTTTGACAAGGAAAAAGATCTCTGGGAGCGAGCCCCGTTGGAACTGAAAATCCGCGACGGCGAGAAGAAGCTCTGGTCTGAAGCGGATGATCTCGATGTCGCGGTGATGCGATTGCCCAGCGATATCGATCCGGCCGTCGACGCGATTCCGTTCGATTGGTTATCGCCTGCAAGTGATTGGGAGAAACTGCCGATCGAAGCTGGCCAGTTGGTTCGTTGCGTTGGCTTTCCACATGCATCGCAGTTCAACCCGAGCAAAGCAGGTTATCCGATGGTGCGGCTTGGCTGCATTGCATCGGTGACGCGCGAGAAGGAGCCGATGTTTTTGGTCGACTTCAATACGTTTGAAGGAGACAGCGGCGGCCTCGTCTATTTGGAAACCGCCGACGGCGCAATCAAAGTGATCGGGCTCACGCGAGCCCAACACTTTTTGGATGAACGTTACAAGTTGGTCTACGGCGAAGGAATGGTGCGACAGCGACTGGGGCTATCGATCGTCGTTCCTGCCGAGGATATCCGCAAGCTGATCGAAACGCCTGCGGCCAAAGAGGCGCCGACCCAGCAAGAAGCCCAAGTCGAAGAGACGACCAAAGCCGCTGCTCTTAAAAAGTGA
- a CDS encoding DUF1080 domain-containing protein, which yields MRKIIFPALLTALLLSVTGVASAADGWIKPFNGKDLTGWTQKNGTATYVVEDGGVIRGKTEVGSPNSFLCTDKDYGDFELEFEVKCDDGLNSGVQIRSQTAEAKGDQKFGRVNGPQVEIEKSTGEAGYVYGEATGRGWLTPEDRLKPHDHFKNGEWNTYRVVAKGPRIQTFINGEPIEDLTDEEIYKTHPTGFIGLQVHGIGKDQGPYEVRWKNIRIKPL from the coding sequence ATGCGTAAAATCATCTTCCCGGCGCTGCTGACCGCGCTGCTGCTAAGTGTTACCGGCGTTGCCTCGGCCGCAGATGGCTGGATCAAGCCGTTTAACGGCAAGGACCTTACCGGCTGGACGCAAAAGAACGGTACGGCGACTTACGTGGTCGAAGATGGCGGCGTGATCCGCGGCAAGACCGAAGTCGGCAGCCCGAACTCGTTTCTGTGCACCGACAAAGATTACGGCGACTTTGAGCTGGAATTTGAAGTGAAGTGCGACGACGGTTTGAACAGCGGCGTGCAGATCCGCTCGCAAACCGCCGAGGCCAAAGGGGACCAAAAATTTGGTCGCGTGAACGGCCCGCAGGTCGAGATTGAAAAGAGCACCGGCGAAGCTGGCTATGTCTACGGCGAAGCGACCGGTCGCGGTTGGTTGACGCCCGAAGATCGCCTGAAGCCGCATGACCATTTCAAGAATGGCGAGTGGAACACCTATCGCGTGGTCGCCAAAGGCCCACGGATTCAGACCTTCATCAACGGCGAGCCGATTGAAGATCTGACCGACGAAGAAATCTACAAGACGCACCCGACCGGCTTTATCGGTCTGCAAGTGCACGGCATCGGCAAAGACCAAGGCCCGTACGAAGTTCGCTGGAAGAACATTCGCATCAAGCCGCTGTAG
- a CDS encoding DUF1553 domain-containing protein: MAICLSLFSASSILANEDKVDFESQIRPLLKARCVECHCAKSQHNGLRLDAKKFALDGGDGGPIIVPGHSDESELIRRVTSEDEFEVMPPKGAKLTDSEIALLRTWIEQGAVWPETEEDLSALKDERLDHWAWQSVAPTEPPDTKNPEWAKNPIDAFVLQQLAASDLRPAAEADRRTLIRRLKFDLLGLPPTFQEVEAFVADPDPRAYEKLVDRYLASPHFGERWARHWLDIAHYADTHGFERDMIRKNAWPYRDYVIRAFNDDKPYDQFLEEQIAGDVYHPEDPESIQATGFLAAGPWDYVGQVETQSEVLRRAAQADGLDDLSTQVITATCGMTINCARCHDHKIDPISQREYYALWAVFAGIKQGERPISASEVQRRQDQERALDAKIKETLAKLDQLEEKGSDLADIVGGGDGHGGGAPDHGVDPLNGNPLSGKLGFREGVQVNHFALSEHPFIDGVVIPNASNEGTPVSSTGIRVNEVPLTSGDVWDGIRNGPVNYQHTLKLGGIDFADKGQTLLSLHANAAITFDLDAIRAAGAPKALTFTSQVGYFGKTPTQGAQFAVYVDGRLQTNRHAAIGAEDGLVPIQVALPEEARFLTLMATDGGNGIGHDQIGFGNPRLLNAERESSSAETIETIAQLKKQLDSFQAELKSLADPQQIYSIVSQPPTPVHVLRRGNPEDPQEHVDPGTLSCLGLPAALGDQTTPEGNRRMALAEWIVDPHNPLTRRVMVNRLWHHHFGTGLVDTPSDFGLAGGKPSHPELLDWLADQLLVNDWKLKPLHRLICTSATYRQASSRNPNAEEKDADNRLLSRMNPRKLDAESVRDAVLAVSGKLNHKMYGPGFRDFDYQEAYAPVYDYITPDRAELQRRSIYRFVVRTTPHPYLMTLDCPDPANLTPARNATTTVLQSLTLLNNDFMLQQADHLAEQVRQEAGDSTAAQADAAFRLTLARRPSPTEVEASAELIEGYGLPQLCRMLLNTNEFIYVD; encoded by the coding sequence TTGGCCATATGCCTGTCGCTGTTCAGCGCTTCCAGCATCCTGGCGAACGAAGATAAAGTAGATTTCGAATCGCAAATTCGCCCGTTGTTGAAGGCCCGTTGCGTCGAGTGCCATTGTGCGAAATCGCAGCATAACGGGCTGCGTTTAGACGCCAAAAAATTCGCCTTGGATGGGGGCGATGGCGGACCGATCATCGTCCCCGGGCATAGTGACGAGAGCGAATTGATCCGCCGAGTGACCAGCGAGGATGAATTTGAAGTCATGCCGCCCAAAGGGGCGAAGCTGACCGATAGCGAGATTGCACTTTTGCGAACGTGGATCGAACAAGGGGCCGTCTGGCCTGAAACGGAAGAAGATCTGTCAGCGCTGAAAGACGAGCGGCTGGACCATTGGGCCTGGCAGTCGGTAGCGCCGACAGAACCTCCGGATACCAAAAATCCCGAATGGGCGAAAAACCCGATCGACGCATTTGTTCTGCAACAGCTTGCAGCGAGCGACCTTCGGCCTGCTGCCGAAGCGGATCGCCGTACGTTGATTCGCCGACTTAAATTTGATCTGCTCGGGCTGCCGCCAACCTTTCAGGAAGTGGAGGCGTTTGTCGCCGATCCTGACCCCCGCGCTTATGAAAAACTGGTTGACCGTTACCTGGCATCGCCCCACTTTGGCGAACGTTGGGCGCGGCACTGGTTGGATATCGCCCACTATGCCGATACGCATGGTTTCGAGCGAGATATGATTCGCAAGAATGCCTGGCCCTATCGCGATTACGTCATTCGAGCGTTCAACGACGATAAGCCGTACGATCAATTCCTGGAAGAACAAATTGCCGGAGACGTTTATCATCCCGAAGACCCCGAGTCGATTCAAGCGACGGGCTTCCTGGCTGCCGGACCATGGGATTACGTCGGTCAGGTTGAAACGCAAAGCGAGGTCCTCCGCCGCGCTGCCCAAGCGGACGGGCTCGACGATTTGTCGACACAGGTCATCACAGCGACGTGCGGCATGACGATAAATTGCGCGCGATGTCATGACCATAAGATCGATCCGATTTCGCAGCGAGAATACTACGCGCTCTGGGCCGTTTTCGCCGGAATCAAACAAGGGGAACGCCCTATTAGCGCCAGCGAAGTTCAGCGACGCCAAGATCAAGAGCGAGCCCTGGACGCAAAAATCAAAGAGACGCTGGCGAAATTGGACCAACTCGAGGAAAAAGGGAGCGACTTGGCCGATATCGTCGGCGGCGGCGACGGGCATGGCGGCGGCGCGCCCGATCATGGCGTCGATCCGTTGAACGGCAATCCTTTGTCTGGCAAGTTGGGATTTCGCGAAGGGGTTCAAGTGAATCACTTTGCTCTGTCGGAGCACCCATTCATCGATGGAGTGGTTATCCCCAACGCCAGCAACGAAGGCACTCCAGTCTCGTCGACGGGGATCCGCGTGAATGAAGTTCCATTAACTTCCGGAGACGTTTGGGACGGTATTCGCAATGGTCCGGTGAACTACCAGCATACGTTGAAGCTGGGAGGGATCGACTTTGCGGACAAAGGCCAAACGCTGCTCTCTCTGCATGCGAACGCTGCAATCACCTTTGACCTGGACGCAATTCGCGCAGCAGGGGCGCCCAAAGCGCTGACGTTTACGTCGCAAGTCGGATACTTTGGTAAAACGCCCACTCAGGGCGCCCAATTCGCCGTTTATGTCGATGGTCGCCTGCAAACGAATCGCCACGCGGCCATTGGAGCCGAAGATGGACTTGTGCCGATCCAAGTCGCGTTGCCGGAGGAAGCTCGGTTCTTAACGCTGATGGCGACGGACGGCGGCAACGGCATCGGCCACGATCAAATCGGTTTCGGAAATCCGCGTCTATTAAACGCAGAGCGAGAGTCGAGTTCGGCGGAGACGATCGAGACCATCGCTCAATTGAAAAAACAATTGGACAGTTTCCAGGCCGAACTGAAGTCTCTTGCGGATCCGCAACAGATTTATTCGATCGTTTCGCAACCGCCCACTCCGGTCCACGTGCTGCGCCGGGGCAATCCTGAAGATCCGCAAGAGCACGTAGATCCAGGCACGTTAAGTTGCTTGGGGCTGCCTGCGGCTCTCGGCGACCAGACGACGCCCGAAGGGAATCGCCGCATGGCGCTGGCGGAGTGGATCGTCGATCCCCACAATCCTTTGACGCGGCGCGTCATGGTCAACCGCTTATGGCATCACCACTTTGGAACAGGGTTGGTCGACACGCCAAGCGACTTTGGCTTGGCGGGGGGGAAACCGAGCCATCCCGAACTTCTTGATTGGCTCGCCGATCAACTGTTGGTCAACGATTGGAAGCTAAAGCCGCTGCATCGGCTCATCTGCACCAGTGCAACCTATCGCCAAGCGTCGAGTAGGAATCCCAACGCCGAAGAAAAGGATGCTGACAACCGTTTGTTGTCTCGCATGAATCCTCGCAAGCTTGACGCCGAGTCGGTCCGCGACGCCGTGTTGGCGGTCAGCGGCAAGTTGAACCACAAAATGTATGGGCCCGGCTTTCGCGACTTCGACTATCAGGAAGCGTATGCTCCTGTCTACGACTACATCACGCCAGACCGCGCCGAGTTGCAGCGGCGCAGCATTTATCGCTTTGTCGTGCGAACGACTCCTCATCCTTATCTGATGACGCTTGACTGTCCCGATCCGGCGAATCTAACGCCGGCTCGTAACGCGACGACCACGGTTTTGCAATCGCTAACGCTGCTGAACAATGACTTCATGCTGCAGCAGGCGGATCATCTCGCCGAGCAAGTGCGGCAAGAAGCGGGCGACTCGACGGCTGCTCAAGCAGACGCGGCCTTTCGCTTGACGCTTGCCCGCAGGCCGAGTCCCACCGAGGTCGAAGCAAGCGCCGAGTTGATCGAAGGCTATGGATTGCCGCAACTTTGCCGGATGCTTTTGAATACGAATGAGTTTATCTACGTGGACTAG
- a CDS encoding PA0069 family radical SAM protein: protein MRILPENRLEECTHVQYHGEYSANEKAAMDVIGRGTDFNPTNRFERLAVVDDWEHLETTENDDAPRKLATELFDDQSQSVVSENKSPDLSFRYSLNPYRGCVHGCSYCYARPYHEFLGFSAGLDFETKIMVKRDAAPLFRKFLARPSYRCELIVMSGVTDCYQPIERQFAVTRACLEVASAANQPIGVITKNALVTRDLDLLADMATRNLVQVNVSVTSLDQTLTRKMEPRTSSPTARLRAIRELSAAGVPVHVMTAPIIPGLNDSEIPKILEAVAAAGAVGAGYTILRLPHAVKEIFLHWLAQHLPEAKERVESRLRAVRSGELTNSQFGARMRGEGPIAQQIDQTFRVFKKRYGLDSPSLQLDTTQFRRPDKSGRQKSLF from the coding sequence TTGCGAATTCTTCCTGAAAACCGGCTTGAAGAATGTACGCATGTTCAGTATCATGGCGAATATTCCGCCAACGAGAAAGCCGCGATGGATGTGATCGGACGAGGCACGGACTTTAATCCTACCAACCGTTTTGAGCGGCTGGCGGTCGTCGACGACTGGGAACATCTAGAAACGACCGAGAACGACGACGCGCCGCGCAAGTTGGCGACCGAGTTGTTTGACGATCAATCGCAGTCGGTCGTCAGCGAAAACAAAAGCCCTGATCTTTCGTTCCGCTACAGCTTGAATCCGTATCGCGGCTGCGTGCATGGCTGTTCGTATTGTTACGCGCGTCCCTATCACGAGTTTCTGGGCTTTAGCGCTGGCCTCGATTTTGAGACCAAGATCATGGTCAAGCGCGACGCGGCGCCGTTGTTTCGCAAGTTTCTTGCGCGACCCAGCTATCGCTGCGAGTTGATCGTCATGTCAGGCGTCACCGATTGTTACCAGCCAATCGAACGGCAGTTTGCCGTGACCCGGGCTTGTCTGGAAGTTGCGAGCGCAGCGAACCAGCCAATCGGCGTGATCACCAAAAATGCGCTCGTCACGCGCGACCTCGATCTCCTGGCCGACATGGCGACGCGCAACCTGGTGCAGGTGAACGTCAGCGTCACTTCGCTCGATCAAACGCTCACCCGCAAGATGGAGCCGCGGACCAGCAGTCCCACAGCACGGCTGCGAGCGATTCGCGAGTTGTCGGCCGCCGGCGTTCCGGTGCACGTGATGACGGCGCCGATCATCCCCGGACTAAACGACAGCGAAATCCCCAAGATATTGGAAGCGGTCGCCGCAGCCGGCGCGGTTGGCGCTGGTTATACGATCTTGCGTTTGCCGCACGCCGTGAAGGAAATTTTTCTGCATTGGCTCGCGCAACATCTTCCCGAAGCGAAAGAGCGGGTTGAGTCTCGACTGCGAGCGGTTCGCAGCGGAGAACTGACCAACAGCCAGTTCGGCGCCCGAATGCGGGGCGAAGGCCCGATCGCGCAGCAGATTGATCAAACGTTTCGCGTTTTCAAAAAACGTTACGGGCTCGATAGCCCTAGTTTGCAGCTCGACACGACCCAGTTTCGGCGTCCAGACAAGAGCGGACGCCAGAAGAGCTTGTTCTAG
- a CDS encoding DUF1559 domain-containing protein, translated as MSINSPRKMLRRGFTLVELLVVIAIIGVLIALLLPAVQQAREAARRMHCTNNLKQIGLGLHNFHDVNGRFPPGSLSNNGTRWGSPEWPYFLHFTLPYLEQGAYHERLNNYTNAMAWGIAADHAQWQFLHNLPLEAFQCPSAAETGPKEITGGLRLANSNYLGIFSGSNDGESFADADALRRGLFGMTTEKKARRMADVTDGLSNTMIVAEYISGTPNDVRGCFITARAGCQFLQARNTPNSSIADELYDYDSGRFCPANDPFCVGVANNDSNHASSRSRHPVGVNFLRGDGSVSFASDSTALSVWQSAAWISDGTVSSGP; from the coding sequence ATGTCTATTAACTCGCCAAGGAAAATGTTGCGCCGCGGGTTCACTTTGGTGGAACTTTTGGTAGTAATCGCAATTATAGGCGTATTAATCGCCCTTCTTTTGCCGGCAGTTCAACAGGCCCGCGAGGCCGCGCGGCGGATGCACTGCACCAACAACCTCAAGCAGATCGGTCTAGGCCTGCATAATTTTCACGACGTGAATGGTCGCTTCCCGCCGGGAAGTCTTTCCAACAACGGTACGCGTTGGGGAAGCCCCGAATGGCCTTATTTTTTGCATTTCACCCTCCCCTATCTGGAGCAGGGCGCCTATCACGAACGGCTCAACAACTACACCAATGCAATGGCTTGGGGCATCGCCGCCGATCATGCTCAATGGCAGTTTTTGCATAACTTGCCGCTCGAAGCGTTTCAATGTCCTAGCGCCGCCGAAACCGGTCCGAAGGAAATCACCGGCGGACTGCGCCTTGCGAACTCGAATTATCTTGGCATCTTCTCCGGCTCCAACGACGGCGAATCGTTTGCGGACGCTGACGCATTGCGCCGCGGCTTGTTTGGGATGACCACCGAAAAGAAAGCTCGTCGCATGGCCGATGTGACCGATGGGCTAAGCAACACGATGATCGTCGCCGAGTACATCTCCGGCACTCCCAATGATGTTCGCGGCTGTTTCATTACGGCTCGAGCCGGCTGTCAATTTTTGCAAGCTCGCAATACCCCAAATTCGTCGATTGCGGACGAGCTTTACGACTATGACTCGGGGCGCTTTTGCCCGGCAAATGATCCCTTTTGCGTGGGCGTGGCCAACAACGATTCCAACCATGCCTCGTCACGAAGCCGTCACCCGGTCGGCGTGAACTTCCTGCGTGGAGACGGTAGCGTCAGTTTCGCTTCGGACAGCACTGCTTTAAGCGTCTGGCAGAGCGCCGCTTGGATTAGCGATGGCACGGTCTCGTCAGGGCCGTAA
- a CDS encoding SMP-30/gluconolactonase/LRE family protein, giving the protein MQTIKANCAFDGKAILAEGPVWDADLGKLWWVDIERYLVNRWDPVTGKNESWSLGRQVGFAIPTTSGDVIAGTRNGIVRLNVESGAIIPLVDPESDISTTRFNDGKCDPRGRLFGGTISDQRIEEASLYLLDETLQIRRVVEKVTNSNGLAWSSDEKTFYYIDTATRKIDAFDYDVTSGAISNRRKAFDIPHDLGKPDGMTIDSEGMLWVALWSGWGVSRWNPNTGQMLAKVDLPCQNVTSCCFGGPNLDRLYITCARQGLSSEQLAGQSLAGGIFVADVGVSGMAGVKFAY; this is encoded by the coding sequence ATGCAAACGATAAAGGCGAATTGTGCGTTTGACGGCAAGGCGATTTTAGCCGAAGGCCCCGTCTGGGACGCCGATCTGGGCAAATTGTGGTGGGTCGATATCGAGCGATATCTGGTCAACCGTTGGGATCCGGTTACCGGAAAAAATGAATCGTGGTCTCTGGGGCGCCAAGTTGGCTTCGCGATTCCCACCACCTCTGGCGACGTGATCGCAGGTACGCGAAACGGCATCGTCCGGTTGAATGTGGAAAGCGGCGCGATCATTCCGCTGGTCGATCCCGAAAGCGATATTTCGACCACGCGCTTTAATGACGGCAAATGCGATCCGCGGGGACGCTTGTTTGGCGGGACAATCTCGGACCAGCGAATCGAAGAGGCGAGTCTCTACCTGCTGGACGAAACGCTGCAGATTCGTCGCGTTGTCGAAAAAGTGACCAACTCCAACGGGCTCGCCTGGTCGTCGGATGAAAAGACGTTTTACTACATCGATACGGCGACGCGCAAGATCGACGCCTTCGACTACGACGTCACGTCGGGCGCGATCAGCAATCGCCGGAAAGCGTTCGACATTCCACATGATCTGGGCAAGCCGGACGGGATGACGATCGACAGCGAAGGGATGCTGTGGGTGGCGCTCTGGAGCGGCTGGGGCGTCAGCCGTTGGAACCCCAACACCGGTCAGATGTTGGCCAAAGTTGACCTGCCGTGTCAGAACGTCACGTCCTGCTGCTTTGGCGGTCCGAACCTGGATCGGCTTTACATCACCTGCGCAAGACAAGGACTATCGTCCGAGCAACTTGCTGGCCAGTCGCTTGCCGGCGGCATCTTTGTCGCCGATGTCGGCGTCAGCGGAATGGCCGGCGTCAAGTTCGCCTATTAG
- a CDS encoding cupin domain-containing protein → MIRFSRYVLFSLGLVIVAGLGIAWAHEDGGPLKVTVLAKSTDAWDGKPLPTYPAGQPEITILRIVIPAGEKTPLHLHTVINAGVLLRGELVVHTENGLSKRLKAGDSLIELVNKPHWGANDGKVDAEIIVFYAGIQGEKVTKKLDDHADSPDP, encoded by the coding sequence ATGATTCGGTTCTCGCGATACGTCTTGTTTTCTCTTGGGCTGGTTATCGTCGCCGGACTGGGCATTGCGTGGGCCCATGAAGATGGTGGGCCGCTGAAGGTGACGGTTCTCGCCAAGTCGACCGACGCTTGGGATGGCAAGCCGTTGCCGACTTACCCGGCCGGTCAACCAGAGATCACGATCTTGCGAATCGTCATTCCGGCCGGAGAGAAAACTCCGCTGCACTTGCACACCGTCATCAATGCAGGCGTCCTCCTACGCGGCGAGTTGGTCGTGCATACGGAGAACGGCTTGTCAAAGCGACTGAAAGCCGGCGACTCGCTGATCGAACTGGTCAACAAGCCGCACTGGGGAGCGAACGACGGGAAAGTCGACGCCGAGATCATCGTCTTCTACGCCGGCATCCAAGGCGAGAAAGTGACCAAAAAACTGGACGATCATGCCGATTCTCCAGATCCATAG
- a CDS encoding 3'(2'),5'-bisphosphate nucleotidase has product MSAYQREVQIALEAVTSAAVLCQNVRQGDDFVALAKSDRSPVTVADFGSQAIVCRAIRAAFSHDLIIAEENADALRTTDQAPLLARVVAELKKIVPTTDEAQALAWIDAGVSRDAAPRVWTLDPIDGTKGFLRGGQYAVALALIIEGQVEVAALACPALDDEGSVFWAVRGVGAFQRTAAGDKAIEVTPTSNSAKAALCESVESGHSDHDQSAKIAAALQIARPSVRMDSQAKYAAVARGDADIYLRLPTIAGYQEKIWDHAAGALVIAEAGGKVTDIDGQPLDFSLGSTLKNNRGVVATNGRLHDAVIAAIAKA; this is encoded by the coding sequence ATGTCTGCTTATCAGCGTGAAGTTCAGATCGCTCTCGAGGCGGTGACGTCGGCAGCGGTTCTTTGTCAGAACGTGCGCCAGGGGGACGATTTTGTCGCGCTGGCCAAATCGGATCGTAGCCCGGTGACGGTCGCCGATTTCGGCAGTCAGGCAATCGTCTGTCGAGCGATTCGCGCGGCGTTTTCGCATGATCTGATTATTGCCGAAGAAAACGCCGATGCGCTCCGAACAACAGATCAGGCGCCGCTGCTTGCACGCGTCGTGGCCGAACTTAAAAAGATCGTGCCGACGACTGACGAAGCGCAAGCGTTGGCTTGGATTGACGCCGGCGTATCGCGTGACGCCGCGCCGCGCGTGTGGACGCTTGATCCGATCGACGGCACGAAAGGTTTTTTGCGCGGCGGGCAATACGCTGTGGCGCTGGCGCTGATTATTGAAGGTCAGGTCGAAGTCGCCGCGCTGGCATGCCCGGCGCTGGACGACGAGGGAAGCGTCTTTTGGGCGGTTCGCGGCGTGGGCGCTTTCCAGCGCACCGCCGCAGGCGACAAAGCGATCGAAGTGACGCCCACTTCCAATTCGGCCAAAGCGGCCTTGTGCGAGTCGGTGGAGTCGGGCCACAGCGATCACGATCAGTCGGCCAAAATCGCCGCCGCGCTGCAGATCGCGCGGCCCAGCGTCCGGATGGATAGCCAGGCCAAATACGCCGCCGTCGCTCGCGGCGACGCCGATATCTATCTGCGATTGCCGACCATCGCCGGCTATCAGGAAAAAATCTGGGATCACGCCGCCGGCGCGCTGGTGATCGCCGAAGCCGGCGGCAAAGTCACCGACATCGACGGCCAACCGCTCGACTTCTCGCTCGGTTCGACACTCAAGAACAATCGCGGCGTCGTCGCAACCAACGGGCGATTGCACGATGCGGTGATCGCGGCGATCGCGAAGGCGTAA
- a CDS encoding DUF1501 domain-containing protein: MQSLLNSLRSPVSRRRFLAEFGGGLGSVAFAAMLAEEGASAQEPSAAEMAPRPLAAKIAHHPPQAKRVIQIFCPGGISHVDTWDYRPELERRAGQPFDPNGELTFFASKPGNCQPSFWKFRQHGESGKWMSDLFPRLSKCVDDIAFIHSMQSKSALHGPAMFMMNSGFIRPGFPSMGAWVTYGLGSESENMPAFVVLPDTRGLPPGGVLNWGAGFLPAVHQGTVIQTTAGEPPIADLFPADGHAVSTESENAGRAFLQQLNRKHAADRPGDSILEARIASYELAARLQLAAPEVTDLSRESEATHHLYATEHEEIGPFGRQCLLARRMVERGVRFVQIFCGAENTAAEKIRPNWDSHEDLPRDHGYWGQVLDRGASALLTDLKQRGMLESTLVICTTEFGRQPAAQGGKGRDHNPGAFTAWMAGGGIRGGVSFGSSDELGFKAEENPTYCYDLHATALHLLGLNHEQLTYYHNGIQRRITDVHGHVLTPLIS; the protein is encoded by the coding sequence ATGCAATCGCTTTTGAATTCTCTCCGCTCGCCGGTGTCGCGCCGCCGCTTTCTCGCCGAATTTGGCGGCGGCCTCGGTAGCGTCGCCTTCGCCGCCATGCTAGCCGAAGAAGGGGCGTCGGCGCAAGAACCTTCGGCTGCAGAAATGGCGCCTCGGCCATTGGCGGCGAAAATAGCGCATCATCCGCCCCAAGCGAAGCGGGTGATTCAGATCTTTTGCCCCGGCGGGATTAGTCACGTTGATACATGGGATTACCGCCCCGAATTGGAGCGCCGCGCCGGTCAGCCGTTTGACCCGAACGGCGAGCTGACATTCTTCGCTTCGAAACCAGGCAATTGCCAGCCCAGCTTTTGGAAGTTTCGACAACATGGAGAGTCGGGCAAATGGATGAGCGATTTATTTCCGCGTCTTTCCAAGTGCGTCGACGACATCGCCTTTATCCACTCGATGCAAAGTAAATCAGCATTGCATGGCCCGGCGATGTTCATGATGAACTCCGGGTTCATCCGCCCTGGCTTTCCGTCGATGGGGGCCTGGGTGACGTACGGCCTGGGAAGCGAAAGTGAGAATATGCCGGCGTTCGTCGTGCTGCCTGACACGCGCGGCTTGCCGCCTGGCGGAGTGCTCAATTGGGGCGCCGGATTTTTGCCGGCGGTTCACCAAGGGACCGTCATTCAAACAACTGCGGGCGAACCGCCGATCGCAGATCTTTTTCCCGCTGACGGACACGCCGTATCGACGGAGTCAGAAAACGCAGGGCGAGCGTTTCTGCAACAGCTCAACCGCAAGCACGCGGCGGATCGTCCCGGTGACTCGATTTTGGAAGCGCGAATCGCTTCGTACGAGTTGGCGGCTCGACTGCAGTTGGCCGCGCCGGAAGTGACCGATCTATCCCGAGAGAGCGAAGCGACGCACCATCTGTACGCGACCGAACACGAGGAGATTGGTCCCTTCGGGAGGCAATGCTTGCTTGCTCGACGCATGGTGGAACGAGGAGTGCGATTCGTGCAAATCTTCTGCGGCGCCGAGAATACTGCAGCCGAGAAGATTCGGCCCAACTGGGATAGCCACGAAGACTTGCCTCGCGACCACGGTTATTGGGGGCAGGTCTTGGACCGCGGGGCCAGCGCCCTTTTGACCGATCTGAAACAGCGGGGGATGCTAGAGTCGACGCTGGTCATTTGCACGACGGAGTTCGGCAGGCAACCCGCCGCTCAAGGCGGCAAAGGCCGCGATCATAACCCAGGAGCGTTCACCGCATGGATGGCCGGCGGCGGAATTCGCGGCGGCGTCAGCTTCGGATCAAGCGACGAATTAGGGTTCAAGGCTGAAGAGAACCCGACCTACTGCTATGACCTGCACGCGACGGCGCTGCACCTGCTAGGGCTGAATCACGAGCAACTCACGTATTACCACAATGGAATCCAACGCCGTATTACCGATGTTCATGGTCACGTCCTAACGCCGCTGATCAGCTAG